In one Hymenobacter sp. DG25B genomic region, the following are encoded:
- the murQ gene encoding N-acetylmuramic acid 6-phosphate etherase, whose amino-acid sequence MNNTESPSHFHNLETLSTHELLAGINSVDQTVPLAVAKALPQIEALVQATVARLREGGRLFYIGAGTSGRLGILDASECPPTFGVPQGLVIGLIAGGDKAIRQAVENAEDDAEQAWKDLRAFDISEKDIVVGIAASGRTPYVIGGLNQARQHGIATGCIVCNAGSAVATAAEFPVEVVTGPEFVTGSTRMKAGTAQKLVLNMLTTATMIQLGRVKGNKMVDMQLSNAKLVDRGERMLMDELGIAQAEAAELLRQHGSVRAALDARLNP is encoded by the coding sequence GTGAACAACACCGAAAGTCCTTCCCACTTCCATAACCTCGAAACGCTGAGTACCCACGAACTGCTGGCCGGGATTAACAGCGTAGATCAGACGGTGCCGCTGGCAGTTGCCAAGGCACTGCCGCAGATTGAGGCACTGGTACAAGCTACCGTAGCCCGGCTGCGGGAAGGCGGACGCCTTTTCTACATCGGTGCCGGCACCAGTGGCCGCCTGGGTATTCTGGATGCCTCTGAGTGCCCGCCCACGTTTGGCGTGCCTCAGGGGCTGGTTATCGGGCTGATTGCGGGTGGTGATAAGGCCATTCGGCAGGCGGTAGAAAACGCGGAGGACGATGCGGAACAGGCCTGGAAGGATTTGCGGGCCTTCGACATCAGTGAAAAAGATATAGTGGTAGGCATTGCAGCCTCGGGCCGCACACCCTACGTAATTGGCGGGCTCAACCAGGCCCGGCAGCACGGCATAGCCACGGGCTGTATTGTGTGCAATGCCGGCTCGGCAGTGGCCACGGCCGCTGAGTTTCCGGTGGAAGTGGTAACCGGGCCGGAGTTTGTAACAGGCAGCACGCGCATGAAAGCCGGCACCGCGCAAAAGCTGGTGCTCAACATGCTCACTACGGCCACCATGATTCAACTGGGCCGCGTGAAGGGCAATAAAATGGTGGATATGCAGCTCAGCAACGCCAAGCTGGTAGACCGCGGCGAGCGGATGCTGATGGATGAGCTAGGTATTGCGCAGGCAGAAGCAGCGGAGCTGCTGCGCCAGCATGGTTCAGTGCGGGCTGCGCTGGATGCCCGGCTAAACCCCTAA
- a CDS encoding MarR family winged helix-turn-helix transcriptional regulator, whose protein sequence is MTPEETVDYNIKVAWHAISRMYNTQAAKHDITTSIGFVLLNIDQENGTPATKIAPLLGLETRSLTRILRSMEEKGLIYKQADQLDKRSVRIFLTEEGLQKKEISRQTVRHFNLKVREKIPQNQLDTFFTVISQITAMIEGKTLFEDFTLKPLRSESKSA, encoded by the coding sequence ATGACACCGGAAGAAACCGTCGATTATAACATCAAAGTAGCCTGGCACGCCATTTCGCGCATGTACAACACGCAGGCTGCCAAGCACGACATCACCACCAGTATTGGCTTCGTGCTCCTGAACATTGATCAGGAAAACGGCACGCCGGCTACCAAAATTGCGCCCCTGCTGGGCCTGGAAACGCGCAGCCTCACGCGCATTCTGCGCAGCATGGAAGAGAAGGGCCTGATCTACAAACAGGCCGACCAGCTGGACAAGCGCTCCGTGCGCATTTTCCTGACCGAAGAAGGCCTGCAGAAAAAGGAAATTTCCCGCCAGACGGTGCGCCACTTCAACCTGAAGGTGCGCGAGAAAATCCCGCAAAACCAGCTGGATACCTTCTTCACGGTCATTTCTCAGATTACGGCCATGATTGAGGGCAAAACCCTATTCGAGGACTTCACCCTGAAACCCCTGCGCTCGGAGTCTAAGTCGGCTTAG
- a CDS encoding cytochrome b5 domain-containing protein: MTLATGNPQPATDSLPEYSRAQLALRNGQDRDEVWVSYQGLIYDVTRSRLWRRGNHYEHWAGQDLTRELEVDAPHTPNVFDRFPVIGRLKTTAASAKS, encoded by the coding sequence ATGACTCTGGCAACTGGCAACCCGCAACCGGCAACTGATAGCCTGCCCGAATACTCCCGCGCTCAGCTGGCCCTGCGCAACGGGCAGGACCGGGACGAAGTCTGGGTAAGCTACCAGGGGCTGATTTATGACGTAACCCGCTCCCGCCTGTGGCGGCGCGGTAACCACTACGAGCACTGGGCCGGCCAGGACCTCACCCGCGAGCTGGAGGTAGATGCCCCGCACACACCCAACGTTTTCGACCGGTTTCCGGTTATAGGGCGGCTAAAAACCACGGCGGCTTCGGCCAAGTCTTAA
- a CDS encoding formimidoylglutamase translates to MNLAIFFDPLLEDPLAAAPAPTTLGAYATRFVDTFPDWRAADLALIGLDEWRGSAAGAPASHAANAVRERFYQLQKGTGPIRLVDLGNLRPGLTLEDTYLRLREIVAALLEQKTIPLLLGGSHDLDYGQFLAYETLERPVSHVTIDSRVDMAEQDTAPAEESHLQRILMHEPNFLFAFSQIGHQQYLVQPGVLATLEKLHFETLRLGEVHTDVRQAEPLIRQADMMSFDLSALRWPDFPGYYPASPYGLTGEEASQLCWYAGHNDQLSSFGLYGYRPDHDPHGLAAFATATMLWYFIEGFYHRHGETDFQSRRFMRYAVGLPGTPAKLVFYKARRTEKWWLEVESLADSNLKRIVPCSYQDYLHAAQGDLPNRWILTQALLG, encoded by the coding sequence ATGAACCTTGCGATATTCTTTGATCCGCTTCTCGAAGATCCGCTGGCCGCGGCGCCTGCGCCTACTACGCTGGGCGCCTATGCCACGCGCTTTGTGGATACGTTTCCCGACTGGCGCGCGGCTGATCTGGCCCTGATTGGGCTGGACGAGTGGCGCGGCAGCGCCGCCGGCGCGCCGGCCAGCCATGCTGCCAACGCCGTGCGGGAACGGTTTTACCAGCTTCAGAAAGGCACCGGACCTATCCGGCTGGTTGATTTAGGTAACCTGCGCCCCGGCCTCACCCTGGAAGATACCTACCTGCGCCTACGGGAAATTGTGGCTGCTCTGCTGGAGCAAAAGACCATTCCGCTGTTGCTGGGTGGCAGCCACGACCTGGACTACGGGCAATTTCTGGCTTACGAAACCCTGGAGCGCCCCGTCAGCCACGTGACCATTGACTCCCGCGTGGACATGGCCGAGCAGGATACGGCCCCGGCCGAAGAATCGCACCTGCAGCGGATTCTGATGCACGAGCCGAATTTCCTGTTCGCCTTCAGCCAGATTGGCCACCAGCAGTACCTGGTGCAGCCCGGCGTGCTGGCTACGCTGGAGAAACTGCACTTTGAAACCCTGCGTCTGGGTGAAGTGCATACCGATGTGCGGCAGGCGGAGCCGCTGATCCGGCAGGCCGATATGATGAGCTTTGACCTCTCGGCACTGCGCTGGCCCGACTTTCCGGGCTACTACCCGGCCAGCCCGTATGGGCTTACCGGCGAGGAAGCCTCCCAGCTGTGCTGGTATGCCGGCCACAACGACCAACTCAGCTCCTTTGGACTGTACGGCTACCGCCCCGACCACGACCCACACGGCCTGGCGGCATTTGCAACGGCCACCATGCTGTGGTATTTCATTGAGGGCTTTTACCACCGCCACGGCGAAACTGATTTTCAGAGCCGGCGCTTTATGCGCTACGCGGTGGGCCTGCCGGGCACACCGGCCAAGCTGGTGTTCTACAAAGCGCGTCGTACGGAAAAATGGTGGCTGGAAGTGGAAAGCCTCGCCGATAGCAACCTCAAGCGCATTGTGCCCTGCAGCTACCAGGACTACCTGCACGCCGCCCAGGGCGACCTGCCTAACCGCTGGATTCTGACGCAGGCTTTGTTAGGATGA
- a CDS encoding AMP-dependent synthetase/ligase — MQVRRAFDILPYQLENTPKSDCLAAKVNGTWEKMSTQQVYDAAQLVSLGLVKLGLKKDDKVAIISMNRPEWMLADYGISQIGAVSVPMYPSITVEDYKYIFADAGVKAVFVADKKLYANVTAAIEGLSIPATNIFTFDTIPGARHFSELVEMGKTGDVASLQPLKDAVQPDDLLTLIYTSGTTGQPKGVMLSHDNILSNCRNSQRFVPVNKNDMALSFLPLCHIFERMVTYLYMINGVSIYYAESMEVIADNLREVKPSIFTTVPRLLEKVFDKIVAKGHELTGIKKSLFFWALNLGLKYDTQKDQGAFYNAQLALANKLIFNKWREALGGNLKCIVSGGGALQPRLARVFWAAGIRVMEGYGLTETSPVIAVGGFEPENNLIGTVGPIIDNTEVKIAPDGEILTKSASVMKGYYNKPELTAKEFDEEGWFHTGDIGELVNGRFLKITDRKKEMFKTSGGKYIAPQVIEGKLKESPLVEQCMVVGDGQKFPSVLIIPAFDDLRGWCKRNGLDCTGPNDELIKNEKIISMYEDLVKKYNQGFAQWEQVKKVALLPQQWTVETGEMTPTMKVKRKVIFQNNTDLIDSLYHTDSRR; from the coding sequence ATGCAAGTTCGTCGCGCTTTTGATATTCTTCCTTATCAACTGGAGAACACCCCTAAATCTGATTGCCTGGCTGCCAAAGTAAACGGAACGTGGGAAAAAATGAGTACCCAGCAGGTGTACGATGCCGCGCAACTGGTGAGCTTGGGTCTGGTAAAGTTGGGGCTGAAGAAGGACGATAAAGTGGCCATCATCTCCATGAACCGCCCGGAGTGGATGCTGGCCGACTACGGCATCTCGCAAATTGGTGCCGTGAGCGTGCCTATGTACCCCAGCATTACGGTGGAGGACTATAAGTACATCTTTGCCGATGCCGGGGTAAAAGCCGTTTTCGTGGCCGATAAGAAGCTGTATGCCAATGTAACAGCCGCTATTGAGGGTCTGAGTATCCCCGCCACCAATATTTTTACATTCGATACCATTCCCGGCGCCCGCCATTTCTCCGAGCTGGTGGAAATGGGCAAGACGGGCGACGTAGCCTCACTGCAGCCCCTGAAGGATGCTGTGCAGCCCGACGACCTGCTCACGCTGATTTACACCAGCGGCACCACCGGCCAGCCTAAAGGCGTGATGCTGTCCCACGACAACATTCTGAGTAACTGCCGCAATTCGCAGCGCTTTGTGCCGGTGAATAAGAATGATATGGCCCTGAGCTTCCTGCCGCTCTGCCACATCTTTGAGCGCATGGTCACCTACCTCTATATGATTAACGGCGTGAGCATTTACTACGCCGAGAGCATGGAAGTCATTGCGGATAACCTGCGCGAAGTAAAGCCCAGCATCTTCACCACTGTGCCGCGTCTGCTGGAAAAGGTGTTCGATAAGATTGTAGCCAAAGGCCACGAGCTGACCGGCATCAAAAAAAGCCTGTTTTTCTGGGCGCTGAATCTGGGTCTGAAGTACGACACGCAGAAAGACCAGGGCGCCTTCTACAATGCCCAGCTGGCCTTGGCCAACAAGCTCATTTTCAATAAATGGCGCGAAGCGCTGGGCGGTAACCTCAAGTGCATCGTTTCCGGCGGTGGTGCGTTGCAGCCGCGTTTGGCGCGCGTGTTCTGGGCCGCTGGCATCCGGGTAATGGAAGGCTACGGCCTCACCGAAACCTCGCCGGTTATTGCTGTGGGCGGCTTCGAGCCCGAAAACAACCTGATTGGCACCGTGGGACCCATCATCGACAACACGGAAGTAAAGATTGCGCCCGATGGCGAAATCCTGACCAAATCGGCCTCCGTGATGAAGGGCTACTACAACAAGCCTGAGCTGACGGCCAAGGAGTTTGATGAGGAAGGCTGGTTCCACACCGGCGACATTGGCGAGCTGGTGAACGGCCGCTTCCTCAAAATCACGGACCGCAAAAAGGAGATGTTCAAGACCTCGGGCGGCAAGTACATTGCCCCGCAGGTAATTGAAGGCAAGCTGAAGGAGTCGCCGCTGGTAGAGCAGTGCATGGTGGTGGGCGACGGGCAGAAATTCCCCTCCGTACTGATTATTCCCGCCTTCGACGACCTGCGCGGCTGGTGCAAGCGCAACGGTTTAGACTGCACCGGGCCCAACGACGAGCTGATCAAAAACGAGAAGATTATATCGATGTACGAAGACCTGGTGAAGAAATACAACCAAGGCTTTGCGCAGTGGGAGCAGGTAAAGAAAGTGGCGCTGCTACCCCAGCAATGGACGGTGGAAACCGGTGAGATGACGCCCACCATGAAGGTGAAGCGCAAAGTCATCTTCCAGAACAACACCGACCTGATCGACAGCTTATATCATACCGACAGCCGCCGCTAA